A genome region from Pseudoalteromonas tetraodonis includes the following:
- a CDS encoding phosphoadenylyl-sulfate reductase yields the protein MSEFKNILQLDKQSQQAMLADANGLLANMSAEQRVAWALEHLPDTAFLSSSFGIQAAVMLHLMTSQRPDIPVVLTDTGYLFPETYQFIDQMSERLSLNLKVYKAQLSPAWQEAKFGKLWELGEEGIKQYNQLNKVEPMTRALKELNASTWFSGLRRDQSSSRAEKQVLEISRGTVKVYPIIEWNNRDVYQYLTKHDLPYHPLWEQGYVSMGDVHTTRKLEPGMSEEETRFFGLNRECGLHIDGDGI from the coding sequence ATGAGTGAATTTAAAAACATATTACAGCTAGATAAGCAAAGCCAACAGGCTATGTTAGCTGATGCGAACGGTTTGCTGGCTAACATGAGTGCTGAGCAGCGCGTTGCATGGGCGTTAGAGCACTTGCCTGACACCGCGTTTTTATCATCGAGTTTTGGTATTCAAGCAGCGGTAATGTTGCATTTAATGACATCACAGCGCCCCGATATACCTGTTGTATTAACAGACACGGGTTATCTATTTCCAGAAACCTATCAGTTTATCGATCAGATGAGCGAGCGTTTATCACTTAATTTAAAAGTGTATAAAGCGCAGTTGAGCCCTGCATGGCAAGAGGCTAAATTTGGAAAACTATGGGAGCTAGGTGAAGAAGGTATTAAGCAATACAACCAGCTCAATAAAGTAGAGCCAATGACGCGTGCTTTAAAAGAGCTTAACGCGAGCACCTGGTTTAGTGGCTTGCGTCGAGATCAATCGTCGAGCCGTGCTGAAAAACAAGTTTTAGAAATCAGCCGAGGTACAGTAAAAGTGTACCCTATTATTGAGTGGAATAATCGTGATGTGTACCAATACCTCACTAAACATGATCTGCCATACCACCCATTATGGGAGCAAGGTTATGTGTCTATGGGTGATGTACACACTACGCGTAAATTAGAGCCAGGAATGAGCGAAGAAGAAACCCGCTTTTTTGGGCTGAACCGTGAGTGTGGCTTGCATATTGATGGTGATGGAATTTAA
- a CDS encoding DUF4124 domain-containing protein has protein sequence MKYFTYLAISVMVIALISLFYLKKPNGQPWLTSSLIKNESFSIKDKVVALSSNTFEQLTLELKKVGDKITSSPLASDSQSKIYKWQDEQGQWHFSDVPNKNGKSIEVHLDPADINVVVAEDTAILSGSAKSAAKPFPQRAPEIYNSESINKLFEDAEKAKKRIEQRSKEVESFSGF, from the coding sequence ATGAAATACTTTACCTACTTAGCAATATCAGTAATGGTCATTGCTCTTATCTCTTTGTTTTATCTTAAAAAGCCAAATGGGCAACCTTGGCTCACCAGCTCATTGATTAAAAATGAATCTTTTTCTATTAAAGATAAAGTGGTAGCGCTTTCATCTAATACATTCGAACAGCTCACACTTGAGCTTAAAAAAGTAGGAGATAAAATCACATCGTCACCGTTAGCATCTGACTCTCAAAGTAAAATTTATAAGTGGCAAGATGAGCAAGGGCAGTGGCATTTCTCCGATGTGCCAAATAAAAATGGCAAGAGTATTGAAGTGCATCTTGATCCCGCAGATATTAATGTTGTGGTAGCCGAAGATACAGCTATATTAAGTGGCAGTGCTAAATCTGCGGCAAAACCTTTTCCTCAGCGAGCGCCTGAAATATACAACAGTGAGTCAATCAATAAGTTGTTTGAAGATGCTGAAAAAGCCAAAAAGAGAATTGAGCAACGCAGTAAAGAAGTCGAAAGTTTCAGCGGCTTTTAG